CACCAGCAGCCAGGCGAGCAGGGCCTCGTCGCCGCGCCCGCGCGCCGCCATGACGCCGTTGTCGTCGAGCGGCTTGCCGGTCCGTTCGCGCATCCAGTCGTCGATCAGCGCATTGCCGGGGCCCGTGTCGAAGGCGGTCAGCTCGTCGTTCGAACCGATGAAGGTGACATTGGCGACGCCGCCGACATTGACCACCGCGAGCGGCCGCGGCAGCTCCTTCTGGGCGGCGAGCGCGCGGTGGAACACCGGCACCAGCGGCGCGCCCTGGCCGCCGGCGGCAATGTCGGCCTGCCTGAGGTCGTAGACGACGGGAATGCCGAGCCGCTGCCGCAGCGCCAAGCCGTCGCCGATCTGCACGGTCATCTTCAGGTCCGGCCGATGGATGACGGTCTGGCCATGGAAGCCGACGACGCCAATATCGGCCCGGCTCAGCCCATGGGTCGCCAGGAATGTCTCGACCGCCTCGGCATGGGCGCGGGTGATCAGGTCCTCGGCCCTGGCGAGCAGGGGCGTGCGGGTCAGCCGGTCCTGCAGGGCTGCGCCTTCCTTCAGCGCCTCGCGCAGCAGGGCGCGCTCCTCGTCGCTGTAGGCGCGGTAGCCGGTCGGCCCGAAGCCCGAAATGCTGGTGCCGTCGGTGTCGATGAGCGCCACATCGACACCGTCCATCGATGTCCCCGACATCAGGCCGATCGCGCGCATGGCTCTCCCGATCCAGACGACTCAAGAGGTGAAATCACCGGATGCCTCTGCTACACCGGCTGCCCGCCGGGCGCGAGGCCCGTCGTGCAGCCACCCCCTGTCTCGGAAAGATCATGACCGCTCCGACATCAGATTTCCTGCGCATTCTGCAAGAGCGCGGGTACATCCATCAGTCCTCCGACTTCGCCGGCATCGACGCCCTGGCGGCCAAGGGCGATGTGATCTGCTATGTCGGCTATGACTGCACCGCCCCCTCGCTGCATATCGGCCACCTCCTGTCGATCATGATGCTGCACTGGCTGCAGAAATCCGGAGGCGGCCGGCCGATCACCCTGATGGGCGGCGGCACCACCCGCGTGGGCGACCCCTCGGGCCGCGACGAGACGCGCAAGATCCTGTCGCTCGAGGACATCGAGGCCAACAAGAACGCCATCAAGGGTGTGTTCTCGAAGTTCCTGACTTTCGGCGACGGCAAGACCGACGCGGTCATGGCCGACAATGCGGAATGGCTGACCAAGCTCAACTATATCGAAATGCTGCGCGACATCGGCCGGCACTTCTCGGTGAACCGCATGCTCAGCATGGATTCGGTCAAGCTCCGGCTCGACCGCGACCAGGAGCTGAGCTTCATCGAATTCAACTACATGATCCTGCAGGCCTACGACTTCGTCGAACTGGCCCGCCGCTACAACTGCAACCTGCAGATGGGCGGCTCGGATCAGTGGGGCAATATCGTCACCGGCATCGATCTCGGTCGGCGCATGGGCACGCACCAGCTCTATGCGCTGACCTGTCCGCTGCTGACCACCGCGTCCGGCACCAAGATGGGCAAGACCGCGGCGGGCGCGGTCTGGCTCAATG
This portion of the bacterium YEK0313 genome encodes:
- the anmK gene encoding Anhydro-N-acetylmuramic acid kinase, yielding MRAIGLMSGTSMDGVDVALIDTDGTSISGFGPTGYRAYSDEERALLREALKEGAALQDRLTRTPLLARAEDLITRAHAEAVETFLATHGLSRADIGVVGFHGQTVIHRPDLKMTVQIGDGLALRQRLGIPVVYDLRQADIAAGGQGAPLVPVFHRALAAQKELPRPLAVVNVGGVANVTFIGSNDELTAFDTGPGNALIDDWMRERTGKPLDDNGVMAARGRGDEALLAWLLVHPFFAKSPPKSLDRNAFAHRIVGNVSTEDGAATLTTFTARSIARAADFVRERPVLWIVCGGGARNAELLRLIAYHARAEVRTGEQVGWSSDFLEAQAFAFLAVRSMAGLPLTFPSTTGVREPVTGGVQA
- the tyrS gene encoding Tyrosine--tRNA ligase, with protein sequence MTAPTSDFLRILQERGYIHQSSDFAGIDALAAKGDVICYVGYDCTAPSLHIGHLLSIMMLHWLQKSGGGRPITLMGGGTTRVGDPSGRDETRKILSLEDIEANKNAIKGVFSKFLTFGDGKTDAVMADNAEWLTKLNYIEMLRDIGRHFSVNRMLSMDSVKLRLDRDQELSFIEFNYMILQAYDFVELARRYNCNLQMGGSDQWGNIVTGIDLGRRMGTHQLYALTCPLLTTASGTKMGKTAAGAVWLNADMLSAYDYWQFWRNTEDADVERFLKLFTTLPLGEVGRLAALGGAEINEAKKILATEATALIHGREAAAAAAETARQTFEQGQAAAALPTVAVPEAELGAGIGVLTLFVRAGLVASNGEARRQVQGGGLRLNDEAVTDPQMTVSSGHLKDGVIKLSFGRKKHVLIKAG